The genome window GAGCAGAAAGGTCAGTGCAGTGGAAATTAATCATGGAAGATAGTCCAAAGCAGACTTGCCATTCACTTCTGGTTTGATCTCCACAGCAACCAGAGTCTTGACAGCGGAAGAAGCTGCTGCCTTCCCCGTATGACTCTCACCCCCATCCCTGGAGCTCAAGCAAGGCTCCAGAGGGCAGTGCTGGGAGTGGTAGTGGTTATGGAAACTGGGAACGTCCTTATGACTCTCCTGACAGGATCCACACACCACGTCAAAGGTATTCTCTAGCCCCAAGGCTTTGTGTTGAGAGTGGACATGAGTCTTTATCTGGGCAAAGGAGGACACCTGGACGTCGCATGGTGCACACACGTAGCTGCATTCGTCTTCACTGGATAGCCGCTTCATGCATCGTGTGAAGGTAGCCTTCCTTTCATCTTTGTCCTTTTCTGATGACATGCATGGACACAGACATTCATGCCTTTCACCGGCTGTTGCCAATGGACTGGAGTTTTCGGCCTCAGTGGGTCTATCAACCTCAGGCTCATCCATGCGGTAGTAGTCCTTACTGTGAAGGCCCCTATAGTGCTCTTGGAACTCCCCCTCAGTGTCATactccatgctgtcacagagcCCGCAGAAGTACCGCGTCACTATTTGGTTGCTGTGCTCGTTCACACAGTGCCTGCGTACTGTGGCCTCCTTGAAGTACTTCTGTGGGCAGTGGCCACAGGCAAACCTCTGGAAACTGTGGTTGCTCACGTCTCTGCAGTGCTTGTGCACAGCTTGCTCCGAGTTAAAGATGTCCTCACACATCCTGCAAATCCACCTCTCGTCCTGTTTGGGAAGAGGTGTGGGAGTTGTAGTTCTAGTCCTGATATCAGTGAGGGCGCTGGGTCTGCCACTGGTGGAGGGTTTGGCATAGGGAATGGGAGCAGGCTCCTCGTCCgatacctctctctccctgaagTAAGTGTGTCCACTGTGGGCCTCTGACACATGCAACAGGATGTCCTCGTGACGCGGCATGTCAACCTTGCACAGCCGGCAGTGGAAGAGGAAGTTTGAGAGGTGGGCACCGCCGTGAAAACGGCTCATGTGCAGGCGAGTGATGGATGACTCGCCCATATGCTTTCCACACACGCCACATTGATGGAAGATCCGATTGGCAGCAAAAAGGTGCTTGCTGGCCATGGCCTCCTCTGAAAAGCGCTGACCACACTCACAAAACCACGCCACTATCAAGCAACTCCTTGAGGTCCCAGCGCTGCCATTCAAAGCTCCCTCGCGTCTCTGGCGCTTGGCTGGGGATCCAACAGAATCACCTCTCTCCTTGTCCCTTTTCCAAGAGGGGGTTACAGGACCTTTTGACTGTTTGGGCCGTGACGTCGCTGCAGCCCTCTTGGCGTGTTGGATTTCATAGAAATTGCTGTAGTGCAGAATTGCCTTTTCCATGGTGCAGTTGACCTCAGTATTGTGCTGACTCAATTCTTTATGCCTTTCAACATCACCTTGGTTGAGGAACAGTTTGCAACACACAGCGCACTGGCCCAGCACTTGTAGTTGTTTCATGACCTGCACCACTGTTTTCTCTGCCTCAGCCCTGGCAGCGCCCTGTCTGCATTGCACACTGAGGCAGAAGGGAACAAACAACAAGCAGAGATAGCATTAACGAAATTACAAATGAGATCATCGATCCATTAGGGCCGGAACGATACCAATATTgcgatactcgttagtatcgtggcaaggaaacaaaacttctttaggaaaacagcctgAATGTTGGAAACAAGACATTATGTTGTGAtccagtcacatttatttattttccaagctacagCACACAATATATTACATATTACATAGAATATTGCAATACTGGTATCGTCAAAGCCCTATTATCCATATGATGGAAGTGAGGGTTACAATCAAGGCCGAGGCTGCGGTGCCAAAGGATCttgcagacattgattcagctttgatcgaACTTTATTAAACGAGCACCATTCATCACTGAAATTCAccagagtagcctgttctctggGCAGCCGAACAAATAGAGCAGAGACTGTGTAAAGTAGGGAATCCCGTACATGCACAGAAGCTTCGGATCTTTAGCTATTGGAAAGAGGGTGCCACTCTGTAAAATCAATGATGTGTTAAATATGTATGTCCATGGTTCtttttgtttgtctgtgtatAAGACGATAAATGTAATTACACTTTACCTGCCTATTTAACAACCATGTAATTGCATGTACACTAACACCATACTGACTTTAAAAGTATACTAATgccttccccgtagctcagttggtagagcatggtgtttgcaacgccagggttgtgggttcgattcccacggggggccaagtacgaagaagaaaaaaaattgtatgaaatgaaatgtatgcattcactactgtaagtcgctctggataagagcgtctgctaaatgactaaaatgtaaaaatgtctaatAACACATACCGGTATATAAACTTACTTGAAGTGGGCCTGTGCTTCCATGTGTGAGTTAAGCCCCTTCTGGCATGTCGTACATCTCACGCTGAATGAAACTTCCTTACACAAAGCAATGAGACGATTCTTTGCATATCGTGGGAAGGGAACTGGCAATGCTGTCCCTTTAGTTTCTTTTATCCAGAAAGAGAACAAAATATCTGGTTACACGTTTTAATGGATGATACAAAGAAATAACTATTTCTtgagctgcattgttggttaagtaagcatttcacggtaaggtctacacctgttgtaattggtgcatgtgacaaataaaatggtattttatttatttaatagcaGTGTATTGGCCGTTATCCTGTCCAAGCACTATTCATTCACACAAAATATTTGCTCTATAGAAATGCCACAAACTGcataatttatttttaaaaagAGTCCATATGCCCCAAATATTTGCTCTCCCTGTCTAAATACAATTACCCGGGGCGTAATATCTAGCTTTGacgctgatatatatatatatatatatatatatgaggctTACCACTCATGATGATGGACTGAGAGAAGTGGTTTTTGGCCGACATATGCTGGAGGCACTCGTCCCTGATGTAAAAGAGGAGATAGCAGGCAGGGCAGGCGAAGCACACGATCGGCTGGCAGGTCTGAGTGTGGTCATGGTCTTCATCAGGGGAGGACAACTTAAGAAAATTAGAAT of Salmo salar chromosome ssa01, Ssal_v3.1, whole genome shotgun sequence contains these proteins:
- the LOC106612792 gene encoding E3 SUMO-protein ligase ZNF451 isoform X2 — translated: MSSPIGANYEDEVEFVSEAPLRPVLECIDLLSDGEDDGSLPTAETIEDEIDRQKAQVTSTLDRLARQVAVAKKERAEKCKAFKEKQISQKAHGRQELAFSPNGNAYDSKRCVDMWLKMPGVKPGVINTGASWRRRQVPFPTSSSSTHTCPVINCGRVYDNVPLLEGHLKRFDHSPCDPTIYLKGSPTELFACVACGLHFETKEAWKVHQQSKLSSPDEDHDHTQTCQPIVCFACPACYLLFYIRDECLQHMSAKNHFSQSIIMSETKGTALPVPFPRYAKNRLIALCKEVSFSVRCTTCQKGLNSHMEAQAHFNVQCRQGAARAEAEKTVVQVMKQLQVLGQCAVCCKLFLNQGDVERHKELSQHNTEVNCTMEKAILHYSNFYEIQHAKRAAATSRPKQSKGPVTPSWKRDKERGDSVGSPAKRQRREGALNGSAGTSRSCLIVAWFCECGQRFSEEAMASKHLFAANRIFHQCGVCGKHMGESSITRLHMSRFHGGAHLSNFLFHCRLCKVDMPRHEDILLHVSEAHSGHTYFREREVSDEEPAPIPYAKPSTSGRPSALTDIRTRTTTPTPLPKQDERWICRMCEDIFNSEQAVHKHCRDVSNHSFQRFACGHCPQKYFKEATVRRHCVNEHSNQIVTRYFCGLCDSMEYDTEGEFQEHYRGLHSKDYYRMDEPEVDRPTEAENSSPLATAGERHECLCPCMSSEKDKDERKATFTRCMKRLSSEDECSYVCAPCDVQVSSFAQIKTHVHSQHKALGLENTFDVVCGSCQESHKDVPSFHNHYHSQHCPLEPCLSSRDGGESHTGKAAASSAVKTLVAVEIKPEVNEEEFEDVKHAIAMNLDEVRDGAEAHGDESDEEMKRALALSVEEAREPTDLDIALHA
- the LOC106612792 gene encoding E3 SUMO-protein ligase ZNF451 isoform X1; translated protein: MSSPIGANYEDEVEFVSEAPLRPVLECIDLLSDGEDDGSLPTAETIEDEIDRQKAQVTSTLDRLARQVAVAKKERAEKCKAFKEKQISQKAHGRQELAFSPNGNAYDSKRCVDMWLKMPGVKPGVINTGASWRRRQVPFPTSSSSTHTCPVINCGRVYDNVPLLEGHLKRFDHSPCDPTIYLKGSPTELFACVACGLHFETKEAWKVHQQSKLSSPDEDHDHTQTCQPIVCFACPACYLLFYIRDECLQHMSAKNHFSQSIIMSETKGTALPVPFPRYAKNRLIALCKEVSFSVRCTTCQKGLNSHMEAQAHFNVQCRQGAARAEAEKTVVQVMKQLQVLGQCAVCCKLFLNQGDVERHKELSQHNTEVNCTMEKAILHYSNFYEIQHAKRAAATSRPKQSKGPVTPSWKRDKERGDSVGSPAKRQRREGALNGSAGTSRSCLIVAWFCECGQRFSEEAMASKHLFAANRIFHQCGVCGKHMGESSITRLHMSRFHGGAHLSNFLFHCRLCKVDMPRHEDILLHVSEAHSGHTYFREREVSDEEPAPIPYAKPSTSGRPSALTDIRTRTTTPTPLPKQDERWICRMCEDIFNSEQAVHKHCRDVSNHSFQRFACGHCPQKYFKEATVRRHCVNEHSNQIVTRYFCGLCDSMEYDTEGEFQEHYRGLHSKDYYRMDEPEVDRPTEAENSSPLATAGERHECLCPCMSSEKDKDERKATFTRCMKRLSSEDECSYVCAPCDVQVSSFAQIKTHVHSQHKALGLENTFDVVCGSCQESHKDVPSFHNHYHSQHCPLEPCLSSRDGGESHTGKAAASSAVKTLVAVEIKPEVNEEEFEDVKHAIAMNLDEVRDGAEAHGDESDEEMKRALALSVEEAREPTDLDIEMEEALKRSLLEY